One genomic window of Prochlorococcus marinus str. NATL2A includes the following:
- a CDS encoding DUF3764 family protein, translated as MATEITVLDFKLSNTFSEYCTHMNAPKQQAMFKEMGVKTFYIGESMGDSKRATVMFEGPENVLYNIFTSPETKPIVEASGHIYEGTKITRWINNCPNC; from the coding sequence ATGGCAACAGAAATAACTGTTTTAGACTTCAAGCTTAGCAATACTTTTTCAGAGTATTGCACTCATATGAATGCCCCAAAGCAGCAGGCGATGTTTAAAGAGATGGGTGTCAAAACTTTTTATATCGGTGAATCTATGGGAGACTCTAAAAGAGCAACTGTTATGTTTGAAGGACCAGAGAATGTTTTATATAATATTTTCACCAGTCCTGAAACAAAGCCTATTGTTGAAGCCTCTGGTCATATCTATGAAGGAACAAAAATTACAAGATGGATAAACAATTGTCCAAACTGCTAA
- a CDS encoding DUF3804 family protein: MSSKEEILSILEAFASTERMGSFFLDNATADFLFIRPSGNPLDAKGFENMWSSGDLVLESAEITKVHKFELLGSNAAICVFTLGSKFTYKGTQNDDLPTVTSIFKKIDEKWKVAWMQRSSGQSDMTLWNE; this comes from the coding sequence ATGTCTTCTAAAGAAGAAATCCTCTCCATACTCGAAGCGTTTGCCTCTACAGAGAGAATGGGATCATTCTTTTTAGACAATGCAACCGCCGACTTTTTGTTTATAAGACCAAGTGGGAATCCCTTAGATGCAAAAGGTTTTGAAAACATGTGGTCCTCAGGAGATCTTGTATTAGAAAGCGCAGAAATCACAAAGGTACACAAATTTGAACTCTTAGGTTCAAATGCTGCAATATGTGTTTTTACACTAGGCTCAAAATTTACTTATAAAGGGACTCAAAATGATGACCTCCCCACAGTTACTTCGATTTTTAAAAAGATTGATGAAAAATGGAAAGTAGCATGGATGCAAAGATCCTCAGGCCAATCAGATATGACTTTATGGAACGAATAA
- a CDS encoding DUF4278 domain-containing protein translates to MTVLTYRGKEYLQHKEATPKEVVELSYRSNVYKSRQADAKKQVQASLTYRGNTYQK, encoded by the coding sequence ATGACTGTTCTTACTTACAGAGGAAAAGAGTACCTTCAACATAAAGAAGCTACTCCAAAAGAAGTTGTAGAACTTAGTTACAGAAGTAACGTCTACAAATCAAGGCAAGCAGATGCTAAAAAGCAGGTGCAAGCATCCTTAACTTACAGAGGTAATACATACCAAAAGTAA
- a CDS encoding chlorophyll a/b-binding protein: protein MNKETNYWKTAEQMNGRLAMMGFFAAVINYGITGWIIPGIV, encoded by the coding sequence ATGAACAAAGAAACTAACTACTGGAAAACAGCCGAGCAAATGAATGGCCGCCTTGCGATGATGGGCTTCTTTGCGGCTGTGATTAACTACGGAATTACAGGCTGGATCATCCCAGGAATTGTATAG
- the purT gene encoding formate-dependent phosphoribosylglycinamide formyltransferase, whose protein sequence is MNVFPKKIMLLGSGELGKEVAIAAKRLGCYVIACDRYNDAPAMQIADQFNVFNMNNGSELKEVIYKCNPDIIIPEIEALAVDVLKEIEQKITVIPNSRATAITMNRDKIRDLASNELNIRTAKFSYAVNQSELDLHAETIGYPLLIKPVMSSSGKGQSLVKNKNDLAQAWNLAIEKSRGKSNKIILEEFIDFDLEITLLTIRQSNGKTLFCAPIGHEQKNGDYQCSWQPAELTESVLEKAQQIAKRVTDNLGGVGLFGVEFFIKGEEVIFSELSPRPHDTGLVTLISQNLNEFELHLRAVLGIPIPEIVCHEASASRVILASMETTDVAFTGLEQALSQSNTNVFMFGKPSSTEGRRMGVAVAKAETIDEARIKADNAAQSVQFINE, encoded by the coding sequence ATGAATGTTTTTCCAAAGAAAATAATGCTTTTAGGTAGTGGAGAATTGGGGAAAGAGGTAGCAATAGCAGCAAAGAGATTAGGTTGTTATGTTATTGCATGTGATAGGTACAATGATGCTCCAGCAATGCAAATAGCTGATCAATTTAATGTATTTAATATGAATAACGGTAGTGAATTAAAAGAAGTGATATATAAATGTAATCCTGATATTATTATTCCTGAAATTGAGGCTCTTGCAGTTGATGTACTAAAGGAAATCGAACAAAAGATAACAGTAATACCCAACTCAAGAGCTACTGCAATAACAATGAATAGAGATAAAATTAGAGATTTGGCTTCTAACGAATTAAATATAAGAACTGCAAAATTTAGTTATGCGGTTAATCAATCTGAGCTTGATTTGCATGCAGAGACGATTGGGTATCCTTTATTAATTAAGCCAGTCATGAGTTCTTCGGGTAAAGGGCAAAGCTTAGTTAAAAATAAGAATGATTTAGCACAGGCTTGGAATTTGGCTATTGAAAAATCAAGAGGTAAATCAAATAAAATCATATTAGAAGAATTTATTGATTTTGATTTGGAAATTACTTTATTAACTATTAGACAATCTAATGGTAAGACATTATTTTGTGCTCCTATAGGACATGAGCAAAAAAATGGAGATTATCAATGTAGTTGGCAACCAGCTGAATTAACTGAAAGTGTCTTAGAGAAGGCTCAACAGATTGCCAAACGTGTTACCGATAATCTTGGTGGAGTAGGTTTGTTTGGAGTTGAATTTTTTATTAAGGGTGAGGAGGTGATTTTTTCAGAGCTATCACCAAGACCGCATGACACAGGCTTAGTAACTTTGATTAGCCAAAATTTAAATGAGTTTGAATTACACCTTAGAGCTGTTTTAGGTATCCCAATCCCAGAAATAGTTTGCCATGAAGCTTCTGCAAGTAGAGTGATTTTGGCTTCCATGGAAACCACAGACGTTGCTTTTACGGGACTTGAGCAAGCCTTAAGCCAATCGAATACAAATGTATTCATGTTTGGCAAGCCGAGCTCAACGGAAGGTCGTCGAATGGGAGTAGCCGTAGCAAAGGCTGAAACAATCGACGAGGCAAGAATTAAAGCCGACAATGCAGCGCAATCAGTCCAATTCATAAATGAATAA
- a CDS encoding high light inducible protein, which translates to MTTSSNAASSQVITEYGKQNIFGRETQPQLVEDYTSYPEEAEKTNGRWAMIGMVSLLVSYFTTGQIIPGIF; encoded by the coding sequence ATGACAACTTCTTCCAACGCAGCTTCTTCTCAGGTAATCACTGAGTACGGCAAGCAAAACATCTTTGGCCGTGAAACACAGCCACAGCTTGTAGAGGACTACACCAGCTATCCAGAAGAAGCTGAGAAGACAAATGGCCGTTGGGCAATGATCGGGATGGTCAGCCTTTTGGTTTCATACTTCACAACAGGTCAAATCATTCCTGGAATTTTCTAA
- a CDS encoding high light inducible protein gives MKNQTTETPRVEEAKVIAERLNGLAASIGCLALVGAYLTTGQIIPGFV, from the coding sequence ATGAAAAACCAAACGACTGAAACTCCAAGAGTAGAAGAAGCTAAAGTCATTGCAGAAAGACTTAATGGCCTAGCTGCATCTATTGGCTGCTTAGCTCTTGTTGGTGCATATCTAACAACAGGTCAAATCATTCCAGGTTTCGTGTAA
- a CDS encoding high light inducible protein: MQPSNKTILERSIGRPAMMAFVLLTGIYLTTGQLIPGVV, encoded by the coding sequence ATGCAACCATCTAACAAAACAATCCTAGAAAGAAGCATCGGCAGACCAGCCATGATGGCATTCGTTCTTCTAACAGGTATCTACCTAACAACCGGTCAACTTATCCCAGGTGTTGTTTAA
- a CDS encoding DUF1499 domain-containing protein yields MIKQVITCILSILFVVTLTPYKANATTNDLPECVVKTHCVREDFKVNDIENAFKKATKIVSETARTKIVEKTDSYIHAEAKTKWRRYTDDLLLKAIPEKGIIQVRSESRVGVGDNGVNKKRVDDFAYRLMTERDNTN; encoded by the coding sequence ATGATTAAACAAGTTATTACATGCATTCTCTCAATTCTATTTGTTGTTACACTTACACCCTATAAAGCAAATGCAACGACAAATGATCTTCCAGAGTGTGTTGTCAAAACTCACTGTGTGAGAGAAGACTTTAAAGTAAATGATATAGAAAATGCTTTTAAAAAAGCCACCAAAATAGTTTCTGAAACAGCAAGAACAAAAATAGTTGAGAAGACTGATTCATATATTCATGCTGAAGCAAAGACAAAATGGAGAAGATATACCGATGATTTACTCCTCAAAGCAATTCCAGAGAAAGGTATTATTCAAGTCAGATCAGAATCAAGAGTTGGCGTTGGAGATAATGGAGTCAACAAGAAGAGAGTTGATGATTTTGCTTATCGTCTAATGACAGAAAGAGACAACACTAACTAA
- a CDS encoding nitroreductase family protein yields the protein MEIAQAIKKRRTIHIFSNKSVPREVIEKSIVAANQAPCHRRTFPWRFTNIGMKKRELLYQLQLTLKFGEKPIDDSNLKKIRDKFLNPSHLLIATQVCTDNQVQKLEDYAACACAIQNLSLSLVADDVGCKWSTGKITTDPNTYQIAEINPSEEEIVGFIWIGYGTKPPLIKRPLISTIYRERD from the coding sequence ATGGAAATAGCTCAAGCAATTAAAAAACGAAGGACAATTCATATCTTTTCAAACAAAAGTGTGCCAAGAGAAGTAATTGAAAAGTCGATAGTTGCAGCTAATCAAGCGCCTTGTCATAGAAGGACTTTCCCATGGCGCTTTACCAACATTGGGATGAAAAAACGGGAACTTTTATATCAACTACAGCTGACTCTAAAGTTTGGTGAAAAGCCAATAGATGATTCTAATTTAAAAAAGATAAGAGACAAATTTTTAAACCCTTCCCATTTGCTTATTGCTACTCAAGTATGTACGGATAATCAAGTTCAAAAACTCGAAGATTATGCTGCTTGTGCCTGCGCTATTCAAAACTTGTCGCTTTCACTAGTAGCTGATGATGTTGGTTGCAAGTGGTCAACAGGAAAGATTACTACTGATCCTAATACCTATCAAATCGCAGAGATAAATCCAAGTGAAGAGGAAATTGTTGGTTTTATATGGATTGGATATGGAACTAAGCCGCCTTTAATCAAAAGGCCTTTAATTAGTACTATTTATAGAGAGAGGGATTAA
- a CDS encoding DUF1499 domain-containing protein, translated as MTDSKSGLSPCLNPLNCVFFQKEFEDVEKTFDQLVTIAQNIPRTNVLESNENYWKAVCRSLIFRFPDDLEILKIGKKIQIKSASRYGGGDLGVNGTRVGKLLTALEKLNS; from the coding sequence ATGACAGACTCTAAATCAGGTCTTAGTCCCTGTCTTAACCCTCTGAATTGCGTTTTTTTTCAGAAAGAATTTGAGGATGTTGAAAAGACATTTGATCAACTTGTCACGATTGCTCAGAATATTCCTAGAACCAATGTTTTAGAGAGTAATGAAAATTATTGGAAAGCCGTTTGTCGTAGTTTGATTTTCAGATTTCCAGATGACTTGGAGATTTTAAAAATCGGTAAGAAGATTCAAATTAAATCGGCATCAAGATATGGTGGTGGAGATCTTGGAGTTAATGGAACTAGAGTGGGAAAATTATTAACTGCTTTAGAAAAATTAAATAGTTAG
- a CDS encoding type 1 glutamine amidotransferase encodes MSRLLVLQHLARERPGLFAKVAKERGFTVCTFRLDLGDSLPELRNGDLLLVLGGPMGIRDLGTSTYPWLIEEVGLIKEALNQDVGIIGVCLGAQLLAYAAGGDVERLQDELYHQPLVEIGWDNIFPQSLDNNCKLTTLLNHSFPVLHWHGDRILLPNTAELIASSYRCKEQLFSISSLAYGIQFHVEIDDDMVNTWILEDQKFISSALGTDGQSILKQQQKEFGLKTLESRLEFLNILFDLLN; translated from the coding sequence ATGAGTCGTTTACTTGTTCTCCAGCATTTAGCTCGCGAGCGACCTGGACTCTTTGCCAAAGTTGCGAAGGAAAGGGGGTTTACTGTTTGTACTTTTCGTTTAGATCTTGGAGACTCTCTTCCAGAACTTAGGAATGGAGATTTGCTTTTGGTGTTAGGTGGACCTATGGGTATAAGAGATTTAGGAACTTCAACTTATCCATGGCTTATTGAAGAAGTTGGTCTAATAAAAGAAGCCTTAAATCAAGATGTTGGAATAATAGGAGTATGTTTGGGAGCACAGCTTTTAGCCTATGCAGCTGGTGGTGATGTTGAAAGGCTTCAGGATGAGCTATATCATCAACCATTAGTTGAAATTGGGTGGGACAATATCTTTCCTCAATCATTAGACAATAACTGCAAACTGACAACTCTTTTAAATCATTCTTTCCCTGTCCTGCATTGGCATGGAGATAGAATCTTATTGCCTAATACTGCAGAGCTGATTGCCAGTAGTTATCGATGTAAGGAGCAATTATTTAGTATTAGTTCATTAGCTTATGGGATTCAATTTCACGTTGAGATAGACGATGATATGGTTAATACCTGGATTTTAGAAGATCAAAAATTTATTTCTTCCGCATTAGGGACTGATGGTCAATCCATTCTTAAACAACAACAAAAAGAATTTGGTCTTAAAACACTAGAATCCAGACTAGAGTTTTTAAATATATTGTTTGACCTATTAAACTGA
- a CDS encoding DUF4278 domain-containing protein, translated as MMTTLLYRGQNYVQHKEQKAQKDCVELTYRRNHYNTCRSDARSELNSQLSYRGHRYLH; from the coding sequence ATGATGACAACTCTTCTTTATCGTGGACAAAACTATGTCCAGCACAAAGAGCAAAAAGCACAAAAAGATTGTGTTGAGCTCACTTACAGGCGTAATCACTACAACACATGCAGAAGTGATGCTAGATCTGAGCTGAATTCCCAATTGTCTTATCGTGGTCACCGATATCTGCATTAG
- a CDS encoding DUF1651 domain-containing protein: protein MKRDGWIREASGLWILRFRYDWESWDQNPKVWIERGRLESNGIPLLKNRKRMSRGLAKKLWMELLSTGWRRIDPQWD from the coding sequence GTGAAGCGTGACGGTTGGATTAGGGAGGCAAGTGGACTATGGATACTGCGCTTTCGGTATGACTGGGAGAGTTGGGATCAAAACCCAAAGGTTTGGATCGAGAGGGGAAGGCTTGAATCAAATGGAATCCCACTTCTTAAGAATCGCAAGAGGATGAGTAGAGGGTTGGCGAAAAAACTATGGATGGAATTATTGTCAACCGGATGGAGACGTATTGACCCGCAGTGGGATTAA
- the pip gene encoding prolyl aminopeptidase, with product MLFPEIEPNEKGMLNVSPLHSIYWERSGNPNGLSVLIIHGGPGGGSSPSYRRYFDPKKFNIVQFDQRGCGRSTPHSELEENTTHHLIEDIEKIRQLLKIESWHVFGGSWGSTLSLIYAIQHTEKVLSLTLRGIFLCRQHELTWFYQKGASEIFPEEFDLYQSVIPLNERGNLINAFHKRLTSQDRSERTQAAHAWTRWEMSTSYLKPKELSINKATNDNFSDSFARIECHYFINNIFLEENYILKNINKLKGIPVSIVQGRYDVVCPMRSAWDLNKALPTSKLYVIDNAGHSMKEIGISKRLIELTNELANSFSNL from the coding sequence ATGTTATTTCCGGAAATAGAACCTAACGAAAAAGGGATGTTAAATGTCAGTCCACTACATTCCATCTATTGGGAAAGAAGTGGTAATCCCAATGGTTTGTCTGTCTTAATTATTCATGGCGGCCCAGGAGGAGGTAGCAGTCCTTCTTATCGAAGATATTTTGATCCAAAAAAATTTAATATTGTTCAATTTGATCAAAGAGGATGTGGTAGATCTACTCCACATTCTGAGTTAGAGGAGAACACCACTCATCATTTAATTGAAGATATTGAAAAGATAAGACAGCTCTTGAAAATTGAGTCATGGCATGTTTTTGGAGGCTCATGGGGGTCAACCCTAAGCTTGATTTATGCCATTCAACACACAGAAAAAGTTTTAAGTCTTACTCTTAGGGGGATATTTTTATGCAGACAACACGAATTAACTTGGTTCTATCAAAAAGGTGCAAGTGAGATTTTCCCTGAAGAATTCGATCTTTATCAATCTGTCATTCCGCTAAATGAGAGAGGGAATTTGATTAATGCTTTTCATAAGAGATTAACAAGTCAAGATAGGTCTGAGAGAACTCAAGCGGCACATGCTTGGACGAGATGGGAAATGTCAACTAGCTATCTCAAGCCAAAAGAATTATCAATTAATAAAGCTACTAATGATAATTTCTCAGACTCTTTTGCGCGTATAGAATGTCATTATTTTATTAATAATATTTTTTTAGAGGAGAACTATATTCTAAAAAATATTAATAAGCTAAAAGGTATTCCTGTTTCGATTGTTCAGGGAAGATATGACGTTGTTTGTCCAATGAGAAGTGCATGGGACCTTAATAAAGCATTGCCCACTTCTAAACTTTATGTAATCGATAATGCAGGACATTCAATGAAAGAAATTGGAATTTCTAAAAGATTAATTGAATTGACAAATGAGTTAGCCAATTCTTTCTCTAATCTCTAA
- a CDS encoding DUF1651 domain-containing protein, which produces MQHESWLVKKDRVWAMRFFQDKHSDEDGTTYMRVHYASCRLGFLHGITPHVELHESEKLTYEKARALWRSSVETEWEVSEKPLWKTL; this is translated from the coding sequence ATGCAACATGAAAGTTGGCTTGTGAAGAAAGATCGTGTCTGGGCAATGAGGTTTTTTCAAGACAAACACTCTGATGAAGACGGAACTACATATATGAGGGTTCACTACGCTAGCTGTAGGCTTGGATTCCTACACGGTATTACTCCTCATGTTGAGTTACATGAAAGTGAGAAATTAACTTATGAAAAAGCAAGAGCCCTATGGAGGTCTTCAGTGGAAACAGAGTGGGAAGTTTCTGAGAAACCTTTATGGAAGACCCTTTAG
- a CDS encoding TIGR01548 family HAD-type hydrolase, which produces MNNIGLILFDIDGVIRDVTNSYRLAIQETVNFFSGWRPSIEDIDSIKSEGCWNNDWDLSLEMINRHVQKNNLSFSAPSRKILIECFENFYFGGDPNHDSSEWSGFIKDETLLVKKTFFEELTQRRIGWGFVSGAELPSAKFVLEQRLGLASAPLIAMGEAPEKPDPTGFISLSSKLSKKPLGFSNPPIAYIGDTVADVKTVINARIKIPDQKFISLAIAPPHLHVDSSREKRLRYEAELKKAGADLIIKSMDNLKNETLNLFINQ; this is translated from the coding sequence ATGAATAATATTGGCCTAATTTTATTTGATATAGATGGGGTTATTCGTGACGTGACCAACAGCTATCGATTAGCTATCCAAGAAACTGTAAATTTTTTTAGTGGGTGGAGACCCTCAATAGAAGATATTGATTCTATAAAAAGTGAAGGCTGTTGGAACAACGATTGGGATTTGAGCCTAGAAATGATTAATAGACATGTACAAAAAAACAATCTTTCTTTTTCAGCTCCGTCTAGAAAAATTTTAATTGAATGCTTTGAAAACTTTTATTTTGGTGGAGATCCAAATCATGACTCTAGTGAATGGTCAGGCTTTATTAAAGATGAGACGTTATTAGTCAAAAAAACATTTTTTGAGGAATTAACTCAGCGAAGAATTGGTTGGGGTTTCGTAAGTGGAGCTGAATTACCATCAGCGAAATTTGTTTTAGAGCAAAGGCTCGGCTTAGCCTCTGCTCCCTTGATTGCAATGGGTGAAGCACCAGAAAAACCTGATCCAACAGGTTTTATTTCATTATCATCAAAACTTTCAAAAAAGCCCTTAGGTTTTTCCAATCCCCCAATTGCATATATTGGAGATACTGTTGCAGACGTTAAAACAGTTATAAATGCTCGAATTAAGATCCCTGATCAGAAATTTATCAGTCTCGCGATTGCCCCCCCACACTTACATGTAGATTCAAGTAGAGAGAAACGTCTCAGATATGAGGCAGAGTTAAAAAAAGCAGGTGCAGATTTGATAATTAAATCGATGGACAATTTAAAAAATGAAACCCTAAATTTGTTCATAAACCAATAG